AGAAAATACGGGGACTTAGTCCAGGATATAAAAGGGCACAGGGCAGTGGTCGTGGGAGGCGGACCGGCAGGCATGTGTGCGGCCCAGACACTTGCCCAGCGAGGGGTGGAGGTGATTTTGCTTGACCGTCATTCAGAGCTTGGCGGCATGGTAAATCTGGCAAAAATACCGCCCCGGAAGGAACGGTTGCAGTGGATTGCAGATTATTACAACAGGGAATTCAGCCGGCTTGGTGTAGAGGTCCGGTTGAACACGGAGGCAACAGCCGAGACGATCTTAGCCTGTAAGCCTGACGCGGTCATCCTTGCCACCGGTTCCTCCTCAATCGTTCCGGGCAGGATTCCGGGAATTAACGGCGGTAATGTATTTACCGCAGAGTCTGTTCTGTCCGGCAAAGCGGACTTAAAAGGAAAAAGGGTCACGTTAATAGGAGCCGGTCTTACAGGACTTGAGACAGCAGAATATTTGTGCGGGAGAGGAAATAAAGTTACTATTGTAGATATGGCTGAAAAACCGGCACCCAACGGAAACCGCACCAATGTGGCCGATGTATGCGGGCGGCTGGAAAAAGCCGGGGCTGTTTACCTTCTTGGGCATTCCCTTAAGGAGATCACACCGGAGGGGGTTGTGTTAGAAAAACTTGAGATTCAGGAAGAGGTCTTTGCGGCATCAGATGCCGTGGTATTGTCGCTGGGATTTCTTCCGGATCAGTCACTGCTTCAAAGCCTGCAGGCAGAGGGAGTTCCGGTGAAGATAATTGGAAGCGCCTTAAAAGACGGAACCATAGCGCCGGCAGTACGCACCGGTTTTGAGGCCGGACGGGAATTATTTGCAGAGAAAGAAAAAACGCCCAGTTTTCTTATTACAGGGGAAGACATGGCAAACTTCGGAAGGATTTCTCTTATGGATAACCAGGAGGGGATTTATATCAGCTATCTGACTGATCCGGAAGCTGTTGCCAGAATACTGCCGCCTCCGTTAAAACCCTTTTCCATGCCTGTTGTAACCCTTTCCGTCTGCCGCGTTAAGAACCCGACCTTTGCAGATGATTACTACGAAGCAATTCTTGGTGTTTATGCAACTTACGGAAAATCCCTGGGCTTATATCCCCTGGGCCTGGTGCTTGGAGGTCCGGGATCAGAAATGGCGGTACAGTGCGGCCGTGATAACGGGAGTATTCCAAAGAAATCAGGAGCCGAATTTGTTATCCGGAAGAATGGTGACATGATCACTGCAGGTGTTACAAGAAGGGGGACACAGCTGGTAGAGGCAACTGTAAGATCAGGTGAATACAACAATCCCATGGCAGCAGCTCTTTACCAGTATCCGGCAGCAGGTAAACAGACCTTTGGAGGCGGTTTCTATTTTCATTTTGACCGCATCCCCGATGAAAAGGGAACATCCCATTTCACAAACGGCGCCTTGCTCATGAACCAGTGTGAGTACAATTATCAGGCCTGGGAGCCAGGATTTGCAACCTTAAATCTTACCTCCAGCGTGGATGATCCATGGGGAGAGCTTCCCATCAATACCATTATCGGGGGAGCTTATTCAAAGAACAGCCTGCTTGTACACAAGCTGAATCTGATGGAAAAGCTGGATGCAGACGAAATTGTTCCGTATTTGCTGACCGGGCGCTATGACCGGACGGCATTTATGGAGACTGGACGTATTTAAGTCCGGAACCCTTGTGTTTTGAACTGCCATACAGGAAAATTCCTGTTGTTTAATGCAGATACATTTTAAGAAGGAGGATTTAATATTATGGAAAATTTATTTGATTTATCGGGAAAGGTAGCAGTTGTAACAGGAGCCAGTGCAGGGCTTGGGGCAGATGCAGCTCTTGCTTATGCGAAAGCAGGGGCAGATGTGGCCTTATTAGCAAGGCGTATTGAGAAACTGAACGGGGTGAAAGCAGAGATCGAAAAATTAGGGCGCAAAGCCATGGCAGTGTCTTGTGACATCACACAGGAAGACAGCGTAAAATCAGCTATGGAGAATGTGCTGGCTGCTTTCGGCCACATTGATATTTTACTGAACAATGCAGGCGTTGCGGTCCGTGGCGGTGTTGACAGCATGACAACAGAGGAATGGGATAAGTCCTTTGACACCAATGTAAAAGGAATCTTTTTAGCAAGCAAATATGTGATTCCCCAGATGAAGGAAAAAGGCTATGGAAAAATCATAAACATTGCTTCTGTCAATGCGGTCATTGCAGATAAAAGCGATGTGTTTATCAGGCATGCCTACAACTCCTCAAAATCAGCGGTTATTGGATTGACAAAGGGAATGGCCTGTTCTTATGCAAGATATGGAATTACGGTAAATGCCATTGGGCCTGCACTTTTTGAATCAGAAATGACTGCCGACACCTTATTTAAGTCAGAGCAGTTCTTAAGCTTATACAATACGGCGAATCCGGCAGGGCGTCCCGGACGCAGGGGAGAGCTAAACGGTACCATTCTCTATCTTTCTTCCGATGCCTCCAGTTATGTCCAGGGACAGTTTATCATTGTGGACGGCGGCGGATCAATCGTATAAAACATTTTTAACTCAAAACAGACTGCCTGGTTGCAGCATATAAACCGGGCAGTTTGTTTCATTCGGCTCAGATAATACCATGCATGCCGCATCAAAAATACATGAATAGGATAGAATTAAAACAGCACTTTTATTCTTGTATCTTACGCTGATTCGAAGTATAATGAGGCTATATTAAAACATGAGAGGAGATGAATGAAATGATAAAATCAAATTTTATTCAGGTGCCGGAACATTTAAATTATACGGAAGCTGACGCAATACAGGCTTTAAAGTCGGAACTGGAAAAGGGAATTGAAAGTATGGAGCGCGGTTCAGTGTATACAATTGAAGACGCGTGGAAAGAAATTGACGCAATTTAGGAGAATGTATGGGAAACCGTACTGGCAGTCCGTTATAAAAAGAATCAATTCTTTCGATTTAGAAATCTTTTAATCAGAAAATCTTTTAATCAAAAAATCTTCGAAGTTTTATGAATATTCTATCATATCATTTTATCCCCTTAGCTAAAAAAATAGCTTTCATAGATTCAAATCACCCAAATTTATTTTAATCTTACTATTGCTTCCCAAACGTAATTCACTTAATCCAGGCATAAAGTCTTCTTCTTTGTGAAAATGTTTGTTTTGGTGACTTCATTCTAACAAAGTTGGAACTTTTTTTCCATTGTACCATGAAAGGCGGGTTCTTCGGAATCTGCCTTTTTCAGTCCTTATAATAAACAGAGCTGGCGGTCCGAAGGTTTTTCTGTTTTCAGACACAATCCCCCTTTTGCTGTATGCTGTTTATTTTATAACAATAATGTTCGCGGTATGGGTAAAAGTACTGGAATTAAGGAGAGAAACCAGGTCATCTTTATGCGGAAAGCACTATAAACCAGTTCTTTTAAGCAAATTTGTATTTGGTGGTTTTGTCAATAAAGATAACAAAAACAAAATAAAAAACACGTATAGATATAACGCTTTCATAATAGACTTATAAATTATTGTATAAAATGCATAAAAAGTGGCATATAAAAATTCTATCGTTTATGATAAAAAACTAGTATTTTTAATTATTGAGAATAAGAGTTAAACTAGTATAAGAAACAATGTTAAAAAAATCACTAATAACAAGTAGGGAGGAAACCAAAATGAATCAATTTATTCAGTCATTGGTAGAACGTTCCAAAAAGGCACAACAGATTTTATGCACTTATGATCAGGAAAAGACAGACGAAATTGTAAAAATGTTCGCAAAGGTTGTTTTCGATCATGCGCAGCCGCTGGCAAAGCTGGCCGCAGAGGAAAGCAGAATGGGTGTATACGAGGACAAGATTACTAAAAATAAGGGCAAATCAAGAATTATCTGGAATTCGCTCAAAGGAAAGAAATCCATCGGCATCATTGGAAGAGATGAGGAGGCAGGTCTCATTGAAGTAGCAAAGCCCATGGGAGTCATCGCAGCTGCGACTCCATGCACCAACCCGGTTGTAACACCCATGTGCAATGCCATATTTGCAGTCAAATGCCAGAATACCATTATCATAGCTCCTCATCCCCGCGGCAAAAAATGTGCTATGGCGCTGGCAGAGCTTTATTATAAGGAGTTAGACCGCATGGGCGTTCCCAGAGATATCTTTCTGGTAATTGAAGAGCCTACCATTGATCTGACCACAGAACTGATGTCAGCCTGTGATGCAGTCATTGCAACCGGAGGTATGGGGGTTGTGAAATCAGCTTATTCCAGCGGAAAACCAAGCTATGGAGTTGGGCCTGGAAATGTCCAGGGACTGATTGATGAAGGGATCGATTACAAGGCAGCAGCAGGCCGTATGATAGCCAGCCGTATCTTTGATAATGGAATCATCTGTTCCGGTACCCAGAGCATCATTGCACCTGAAAAGGATTATGACTCCATTATCAGAGAGTTTGAAGCTCAGGGCGCTTATTATATCGATGATCCGGCAGTGGTAGCCAGTCTGTCAGAGGTCGTATTCCCGGGCGGCGTCATTAATAAATACGTGGTCGGACAGTCGGTTAAGACCATTGCAGGACTGGCGGGTATTTCCGTTCCTGAGGGAACAAAGGTCATTATCGTCAAGCCGGAAAGGCATGGTGCCGGTGTGGCATGGAGCAAGGAAAAGATGTGCCCCGTGATGGCGGCCTACAGCTATAAGACATGGGAAGAGGCAGTGCAGATTGCTTATGATAACCTTTTGGTAGAAGGAGAAGGCCACTCGGCAGATATTCAGTCTGATGATAAAGCACATATCGAATATGCAGGTGTGAAGCTGCCTGTAAGCCGTGTGGTTGTGAATCAGACCTGTTCCAGCATGGCCGGAGGTGCTTTTGCAAATGCATTGAACCCCACCACAACTCTTGGCTGCGGAAGCTGGGGGAACAATGCCATCAGCGAGAATCTATTCTATACTCATCTGATGAATAAGAGCCGTATCGCATTTGTCAGAAAAGATTGGAAACAGCCGTCTGATGAAGAAATTTTTGCATAGGAGAGCCCGTTTATGAAGGAAGTTATTTTAAAATCCCAGATTTCATATTACGAAACCTGTTCTGAATTCGCTGAGGATTTTAATCTGGGAAGCGATGATCTGGTATTGACTAATGAATACATATATAACCCGTATTTTGGTGCTATGTGCTTAAAGGTACATACAATCTTTCAGGAAACCTATGGTACAGGAGAACCTACGGATGTCATGGTAGATGCGATTTTAGAAGAAGCAGCAAAGACTGACTGCAAACGGATCGTCGCCATAGGCGGAGGTACGGTAATTG
The nucleotide sequence above comes from Lacrimispora sp. BS-2. Encoded proteins:
- a CDS encoding aldehyde dehydrogenase family protein; this translates as MNQFIQSLVERSKKAQQILCTYDQEKTDEIVKMFAKVVFDHAQPLAKLAAEESRMGVYEDKITKNKGKSRIIWNSLKGKKSIGIIGRDEEAGLIEVAKPMGVIAAATPCTNPVVTPMCNAIFAVKCQNTIIIAPHPRGKKCAMALAELYYKELDRMGVPRDIFLVIEEPTIDLTTELMSACDAVIATGGMGVVKSAYSSGKPSYGVGPGNVQGLIDEGIDYKAAAGRMIASRIFDNGIICSGTQSIIAPEKDYDSIIREFEAQGAYYIDDPAVVASLSEVVFPGGVINKYVVGQSVKTIAGLAGISVPEGTKVIIVKPERHGAGVAWSKEKMCPVMAAYSYKTWEEAVQIAYDNLLVEGEGHSADIQSDDKAHIEYAGVKLPVSRVVVNQTCSSMAGGAFANALNPTTTLGCGSWGNNAISENLFYTHLMNKSRIAFVRKDWKQPSDEEIFA
- a CDS encoding acetoacetate decarboxylase family protein, with translation MYNRLFEEGKIGKVVLKNRLVMSPMGCGLANLDGTPTEDMLAFYEARAIGGAGLIIPEITRINDVHGAGLMRQLSVTKDRHIEPLARLAQVVHRHGSRIFIQLHHPGRETVSALLGGQPVVAPSPIPCKVSKQETRGLTTEEIEEIIKQFIDGAARVQKAGCDGVELHAAHGYLLHQFLSPYTNKRDDEYGGSFENRLRIVTDIIAGIRKACGPDFVVGVRLSVEEFLDKTGVTEEYLHIQDGIKISMVLEQAGIDFIDVSCGLYETGMTCVEPISFPQGWRRDLLAAIKNHVTIPVIGVSVIREPAVAEKFLEEGVVDFVSMGRSWIADEEWGKKVLEGREDQLRKCVSCLRCFESLSEYNAAGLPPECSLNPRYARERKYGDLVQDIKGHRAVVVGGGPAGMCAAQTLAQRGVEVILLDRHSELGGMVNLAKIPPRKERLQWIADYYNREFSRLGVEVRLNTEATAETILACKPDAVILATGSSSIVPGRIPGINGGNVFTAESVLSGKADLKGKRVTLIGAGLTGLETAEYLCGRGNKVTIVDMAEKPAPNGNRTNVADVCGRLEKAGAVYLLGHSLKEITPEGVVLEKLEIQEEVFAASDAVVLSLGFLPDQSLLQSLQAEGVPVKIIGSALKDGTIAPAVRTGFEAGRELFAEKEKTPSFLITGEDMANFGRISLMDNQEGIYISYLTDPEAVARILPPPLKPFSMPVVTLSVCRVKNPTFADDYYEAILGVYATYGKSLGLYPLGLVLGGPGSEMAVQCGRDNGSIPKKSGAEFVIRKNGDMITAGVTRRGTQLVEATVRSGEYNNPMAAALYQYPAAGKQTFGGGFYFHFDRIPDEKGTSHFTNGALLMNQCEYNYQAWEPGFATLNLTSSVDDPWGELPINTIIGGAYSKNSLLVHKLNLMEKLDADEIVPYLLTGRYDRTAFMETGRI
- a CDS encoding SDR family NAD(P)-dependent oxidoreductase — protein: MENLFDLSGKVAVVTGASAGLGADAALAYAKAGADVALLARRIEKLNGVKAEIEKLGRKAMAVSCDITQEDSVKSAMENVLAAFGHIDILLNNAGVAVRGGVDSMTTEEWDKSFDTNVKGIFLASKYVIPQMKEKGYGKIINIASVNAVIADKSDVFIRHAYNSSKSAVIGLTKGMACSYARYGITVNAIGPALFESEMTADTLFKSEQFLSLYNTANPAGRPGRRGELNGTILYLSSDASSYVQGQFIIVDGGGSIV